From the Paludisphaera mucosa genome, one window contains:
- a CDS encoding DUF1570 domain-containing protein, with protein sequence MTRDLAECNGSRRDWIYRATATLGLSALGVPPLCDRLSNAEEPPPAAGEPERIAKIEAQAKHAGVTPIGVSRTTHFLGVGNASGPFRKQALEICEALGRVFLKHLRDRGFRVVYPDRRLMVVVLRDAISYGSLVGEAPGKDVGGHFDLDADRLVVFDFRPDQGVGGTAERINTFTLVHETAHLLTFNTGLLAADPEPAKCITEGLATYFEMWRLASKAPVGRINQPRLIAIRDALKAGEPWISTKSLMTEDALFDDPKTAQLAYGQSWLMMYHLLSSRSIWPNVVDYLADLRTNGRGGRVAMLEKHLGPIATLDDRLRTLGRDLVRGL encoded by the coding sequence ATGACTCGGGATCTCGCCGAATGCAACGGCTCAAGGCGGGACTGGATTTATCGTGCGACGGCGACATTAGGTCTCTCGGCGCTCGGCGTCCCGCCGCTTTGCGACCGGCTCTCGAACGCCGAGGAGCCGCCGCCGGCCGCCGGCGAGCCCGAACGGATCGCCAAAATCGAGGCCCAGGCGAAGCACGCGGGCGTCACACCGATTGGGGTCTCCAGGACGACCCACTTCCTGGGCGTCGGCAACGCGTCGGGCCCGTTTCGCAAGCAGGCCCTGGAGATCTGCGAGGCCCTCGGCCGGGTCTTCCTGAAGCACCTACGCGACCGAGGATTCCGCGTCGTCTACCCGGATCGACGCCTGATGGTCGTGGTCCTGCGGGACGCGATCTCGTACGGCTCGCTCGTGGGCGAGGCCCCGGGCAAGGACGTCGGCGGCCACTTCGACCTGGACGCCGACCGCCTGGTCGTCTTTGATTTCCGGCCCGATCAGGGCGTCGGAGGCACGGCGGAGCGGATTAATACATTTACGCTCGTTCACGAAACCGCCCACCTGCTCACCTTCAACACCGGGCTGCTGGCGGCCGACCCAGAGCCTGCGAAGTGCATCACGGAGGGCCTCGCCACCTATTTCGAGATGTGGCGGCTGGCCTCGAAGGCGCCGGTCGGGCGAATCAATCAACCCCGACTGATCGCGATCCGCGACGCCTTGAAGGCCGGCGAACCGTGGATCTCGACGAAGAGCCTGATGACCGAGGACGCGCTCTTCGACGACCCCAAAACGGCCCAGCTCGCCTACGGACAGAGCTGGCTGATGATGTACCACTTGCTCTCATCCCGCTCGATCTGGCCGAACGTGGTCGACTACCTGGCCGACTTACGGACGAATGGACGCGGCGGCCGCGTCGCGATGCTTGAGAAGCATCTGGGGCCCATCGCGACGCTCGACGATCGGCTCCGGACTCTAGGCCGGGATCTGGTTCGCGGCCTCTGA
- a CDS encoding NAD-dependent epimerase/dehydratase family protein — protein MPDRILLTGGTGFFGRRIAETLRERGHTVVTPGRPDFDLMDPSSTRRTLEQVRPDTVVHSAAHYGGLGICVAEPVQIFQRNVIMGVNLLDAASKVGVKKFLTIGSACAYAGSVNGDMKESDFWSGPLHPSVEAYGFTKKVMEVGMRAYNRGTGMIGQMPIVTNLYGEHDVFGEYRSHVAAALIKKFADAVIEKKKQVVCWGTGAPVREFIYSGDAAEGVALLLASGYSEPLNLGTGIGTSIKELSEIVARLTRFDGEIVWDRTKPDGVMRKVLDVSKMKSVLDWTPPTSLEAGLARTIKWYMAHKAEADARA, from the coding sequence ATGCCAGACCGCATCTTGCTGACCGGTGGAACCGGCTTCTTCGGACGACGCATCGCCGAGACGCTCCGCGAGCGCGGCCACACCGTCGTCACCCCCGGCCGCCCCGACTTCGACCTGATGGACCCCTCCTCGACGCGTCGGACCCTGGAGCAGGTCCGTCCCGACACGGTCGTCCATTCCGCCGCCCACTACGGCGGGCTGGGCATCTGCGTGGCCGAGCCGGTCCAGATCTTTCAGCGAAACGTCATCATGGGCGTCAACCTCCTCGACGCCGCGTCGAAGGTCGGCGTCAAGAAGTTTCTCACGATCGGCTCCGCCTGCGCCTACGCCGGCTCCGTCAACGGCGACATGAAGGAGAGCGACTTCTGGTCGGGCCCGCTCCATCCCTCGGTCGAGGCCTACGGCTTCACGAAGAAGGTGATGGAAGTCGGCATGCGGGCCTACAACCGCGGCACCGGCATGATCGGCCAGATGCCGATCGTCACCAACCTGTACGGCGAGCATGACGTCTTCGGCGAATACCGGTCGCACGTCGCGGCGGCTCTCATCAAGAAGTTCGCCGACGCGGTCATCGAGAAGAAGAAGCAGGTCGTCTGCTGGGGCACCGGCGCCCCGGTCCGCGAGTTCATCTATTCAGGCGATGCGGCCGAAGGTGTCGCGCTCCTGCTCGCCAGCGGCTATTCCGAGCCCCTCAACCTCGGCACCGGCATCGGCACGTCGATCAAGGAACTCTCGGAGATCGTCGCCCGCCTCACCCGCTTCGACGGCGAGATCGTCTGGGACCGCACCAAGCCCGACGGCGTCATGCGCAAGGTCCTCGACGTCTCCAAAATGAAGAGCGTCCTCGACTGGACCCCTCCCACAAGCCTCGAAGCCGGCCTCGCCAGGACCATCAAGTGGTACATGGCGCACAAGGCCGAGGCCGACGCCCGCGCCTGA
- a CDS encoding sigma-70 family RNA polymerase sigma factor — protein sequence MTTEIETATADADLWRQACAGSREAFEQVVLRHQSLVSGVAFNACGDLATSEDVAQETFWAAWRGRDSLADPTRLRPWLCGIARNLGANAARHAAASRSSKLGKLATDREAPGLDPAEAALREEEKALIWRTLGEVPSLYREPLILYYRQDQSVADVAAALDVSVDAVKQRLARGRALLRDRLADLVEDGLRRTRPGRSFTAGVMAGIGLAGTSAKTAAAFGGTMIRTAAVPVAASGLLGALAGLAGGWLGAWLPAQAAPTLRERDLYLGFGRRMLFVSLGFLAFLLLFIQIGGGTRWYLPTWLAAVVAFQVAVLLDVWRLSRSIRLVRESRVPVDDANRSPMRRGMAYMARRVQGRVYRSDLQLLGLPLIDVQVGDPPAFDRDGVEIEPAAPKRSARGWIAVGDEALGVVLAVGTRAVGGVAIGGTAIGVASFGGVAVGIVGFGGLASGLLAIGGAAFGGIAMGGLAVGELAVGGAAVARRVALGGLAVAWETALGGAAIAHQTAVARDVAAAWLAGGPSGMPELDRPIVQLLRGSLIHARSAGLVLGGAALAIELARATLMYRRKTSGKSRPVPLLLFTGLLGLAGCTSHSQPQRTTPIRLDNGLRVLLRPVSGASQVSVVILYDIGGDHDPEGRSGLAHLVEHVYVTAAAGGAPVRSAEEFFQRYPAGCNAQTGDRYTAFATVALASDLDAELREAAARMGALTITDADLDRERPRLLQEVSAMFDRVPTLAAVNNAREIVRPSPNGGRRGGLPEHVARMTADEVSERWRRYYKPRNAILALAGAVDPTTAKTLIERHFGAIPAGDELPRAGEPGTTPTKHAQIATTTGAGPAISAVAVSAPQPTDPLYADYAVLGARLMTAGMDPTTAVQVHMPLLDDPAAMVASSVARDGEAPEDTTRRVDGWISGLIGKELAAGETTQVASMFGFFLGASDLPDEALGANLYGVAFALGRREQLGIDPARMKAALAGVTASSLRRAASEIFADSRRAAVAILPAPAAR from the coding sequence ATGACGACGGAAATCGAAACGGCGACGGCGGACGCGGACCTCTGGCGGCAGGCCTGCGCCGGGAGCCGCGAGGCGTTCGAGCAGGTCGTGCTACGGCACCAATCGCTGGTCTCCGGCGTGGCGTTCAACGCGTGCGGAGATCTCGCGACCAGCGAGGATGTCGCCCAAGAGACGTTCTGGGCCGCCTGGCGCGGTCGTGATTCGCTTGCCGACCCTACCCGTCTGCGACCCTGGCTCTGCGGCATCGCGCGAAACCTGGGTGCGAACGCAGCCCGCCATGCGGCCGCGTCGCGGTCCTCGAAGCTTGGCAAGCTCGCCACGGACCGTGAAGCGCCGGGCCTCGATCCTGCGGAGGCGGCCCTGCGAGAGGAGGAGAAGGCCCTGATCTGGCGGACGCTGGGCGAGGTCCCGAGCCTCTACCGCGAACCGCTCATCCTCTACTACCGCCAGGACCAATCGGTCGCCGACGTCGCCGCGGCGCTGGACGTCTCCGTGGACGCCGTCAAACAGCGGCTCGCCCGAGGTCGGGCGTTGCTCCGCGACCGGCTCGCCGATCTTGTCGAGGACGGCCTGCGGCGCACGCGTCCCGGCCGTTCCTTCACGGCCGGCGTGATGGCGGGAATCGGCCTGGCCGGCACGAGCGCGAAGACCGCAGCCGCATTCGGCGGCACGATGATCCGGACGGCCGCCGTTCCCGTCGCGGCCTCGGGACTTCTCGGCGCCCTGGCCGGGCTGGCCGGAGGATGGCTCGGCGCCTGGCTGCCGGCGCAAGCCGCGCCCACCCTCCGCGAGCGCGATCTCTACCTCGGATTCGGTCGAAGGATGCTCTTCGTTTCGTTGGGCTTCCTGGCCTTCCTGCTCCTCTTCATCCAGATCGGCGGCGGCACTCGCTGGTATCTGCCGACCTGGCTCGCTGCGGTGGTCGCTTTCCAGGTCGCGGTCTTGCTGGACGTTTGGAGGCTGAGTCGCAGCATCCGATTGGTCCGTGAATCTCGAGTTCCGGTCGACGATGCCAATCGGAGCCCGATGCGGCGGGGCATGGCCTACATGGCACGGCGCGTCCAAGGCCGCGTCTACCGCAGCGACCTACAACTCCTCGGGTTGCCGCTGATCGACGTCCAGGTCGGCGACCCGCCCGCGTTCGACCGAGACGGCGTCGAGATCGAGCCGGCCGCTCCCAAACGCTCCGCAAGAGGCTGGATCGCCGTAGGCGACGAGGCCCTCGGGGTCGTGCTCGCCGTGGGGACGCGGGCCGTGGGCGGGGTGGCGATCGGTGGGACTGCGATCGGCGTCGCGAGTTTCGGCGGGGTCGCCGTTGGCATCGTCGGCTTCGGCGGACTGGCGAGCGGCCTGCTGGCCATCGGCGGCGCGGCTTTCGGCGGCATTGCAATGGGAGGCCTGGCGGTCGGCGAGTTGGCCGTGGGCGGGGCGGCCGTGGCCCGACGGGTGGCCCTCGGAGGCCTGGCCGTGGCCTGGGAGACAGCTCTCGGGGGGGCCGCGATCGCCCATCAGACCGCCGTGGCGCGCGACGTCGCCGCCGCCTGGCTCGCCGGCGGCCCGAGCGGCATGCCGGAGCTGGATCGTCCCATCGTTCAACTCCTGAGAGGGAGCCTGATTCACGCCCGGTCGGCCGGTTTGGTGCTGGGGGGGGCCGCCCTGGCGATCGAGTTGGCGAGGGCGACTCTGATGTACCGACGCAAGACCTCCGGTAAGTCGAGGCCGGTGCCCCTGCTTCTCTTCACGGGGCTCCTCGGACTCGCCGGTTGCACGAGCCATTCGCAGCCGCAGAGGACGACGCCCATCCGACTGGACAACGGCTTGAGAGTCCTGTTACGTCCCGTTTCCGGGGCTTCACAGGTCTCCGTCGTCATCCTCTATGACATCGGCGGCGACCATGATCCGGAAGGTCGATCAGGCCTGGCGCACCTCGTGGAACACGTTTACGTCACGGCCGCGGCGGGAGGGGCGCCCGTCCGGTCGGCCGAGGAATTCTTCCAGCGCTATCCCGCGGGATGCAACGCCCAGACGGGAGATCGCTACACGGCCTTCGCGACCGTCGCCCTGGCCTCCGATCTGGACGCCGAGCTTCGCGAGGCGGCGGCGCGAATGGGAGCGTTGACGATCACCGACGCGGATCTGGATCGCGAGCGCCCCCGACTCCTGCAAGAGGTCTCCGCCATGTTCGACCGCGTGCCCACTCTCGCGGCCGTGAATAATGCTCGCGAGATCGTCAGACCGAGTCCGAACGGCGGCCGCCGCGGCGGCCTTCCCGAGCATGTCGCCAGGATGACCGCCGACGAGGTCAGCGAGCGCTGGCGTCGCTACTACAAGCCCCGCAACGCGATCCTCGCGCTGGCCGGCGCCGTCGATCCGACGACGGCGAAGACCCTGATCGAACGTCATTTCGGTGCGATTCCAGCCGGTGATGAACTCCCTCGAGCGGGAGAGCCGGGCACGACGCCGACCAAACACGCGCAGATCGCGACGACGACCGGCGCAGGTCCGGCCATCTCCGCCGTGGCGGTCTCGGCCCCACAGCCCACGGACCCGCTCTACGCGGATTATGCCGTCCTGGGAGCCCGACTGATGACGGCCGGGATGGACCCGACGACCGCCGTCCAGGTCCATATGCCCCTGCTCGACGATCCCGCCGCGATGGTCGCGTCGAGCGTCGCGAGAGATGGGGAAGCGCCGGAAGACACGACGCGCCGGGTGGACGGCTGGATCTCCGGGCTGATCGGGAAAGAACTCGCGGCCGGTGAGACAACGCAGGTCGCCTCGATGTTCGGCTTCTTCCTGGGCGCGTCCGACCTGCCGGACGAGGCGCTCGGGGCCAACCTCTACGGCGTCGCCTTCGCGCTGGGGCGCCGCGAGCAGCTCGGGATCGATCCCGCCCGGATGAAGGCGGCTCTCGCAGGGGTCACGGCGTCGAGCCTTCGCCGCGCGGCCTCCGAGATTTTCGCCGATTCTCGACGCGCCGCGGTCGCGATCCTACCTGCGCCGGCGGCTCGGTGA